In one window of Frigoriglobus tundricola DNA:
- a CDS encoding protein kinase domain-containing protein, producing MSTATPPTTTVEFLALVRASGIHPPAQLEERLAALDDDLPPEPVRAAEVLIRKGVLTRFQAQQLLAGRRRGFQLGPYVIQDLLGQGGMGAVYLAEHSKLRRRVALKVLRSQRGTDRLVSVERFLREARAAAALDHPNIVRIHDVVQQGDAHYLVLEYVEGKTLDKFLARGGAVSVSAAVGYIAQAAAGLQHAHEKGFVHRDIKPANLIAAADGTVKLLDMGLARSMTSSMDNLTEVLDKDAVVGTVDYIAPEQALGGARVDVRADIYSLGATFFALVTGGPPFRGSTSQKLAQHQMKPAPDLAAQDRTFPPELAAVVSKMLAKKPEDRYQTPADVVAALAPWLSDDSEQKVAIGLSGTDQGSSGRLRATLPESTTKRTKRFEPPPPEKPVRRSRGRGIAVGAVVVLLAAAAIGYAIWPTEKPVDSPNKPVASGPGVPPPNPETDRPTDAPPVPSSPPTAPRTNSQVTVTDGIDGLSVKTAKYEVVIDKADGCLSSFRVAGTEFLRNGAALAGGRTTARGGYFYYEKAGHQGLVKLTDVKRTNPTTIEAKGGAFRVSYEFGPNAVTVTAHNATDDTVPYYVLFDTEEVHDVVNGAGEQLPLPVARTQGDPLDAKWRTTTWFAGPASVKLTDETADAATKIWGPFSEFRSQVWESTAKTYNQVKFKLEPAVGAEVPKPVLEPGGVLVSRSGPGRRIQTELYEATVDADACMPSLRVNGVEFLRSNINVSKGAYFLPGAPLPPFDIKQPAAATISAQSDKAAVQYEFGPNTMTWTVENRSDQPVPFFIVMDTSVTAVRNAKDEWAKVPAHSGNEIDPKWATTTWYAGRAKLKLTGGTKVWGPWLDKFQVWEASLAPKEKRVVTVEVGLTDEAEATKLGELTGVKPALATDLLLDAPTDYQVFQRRTEFQGAITVRGRVRAPFDRLEVRTTGKSLQGALPAQWRELPVAEKARTFEATVPTPAGGWYKVEVRALKGGAVVGAMTVDHVGVGEVFVGAGQSNSTNCGQERIKQSSGMVSSFSGSVWYPGDDPQPGVHDRTFGGSYWPAFGDAMYEKYQVPIGVASTGHSGTSVNQWAPGGELCRWLVTRMKQLGPHGFRAVLWHQGESDVSMEPGEYVRKMTALIRETRKSTGWDVPWFVAQVSYHNPNQVTFPNPRADQKKLWETGVALEGPDTDTLTGDNRDEGGKGIHFSPKGLKAHGKMWADKVAVYLDKELAK from the coding sequence ATGTCCACAGCCACCCCTCCGACGACGACGGTGGAATTCCTGGCCCTCGTGCGCGCGAGTGGCATTCACCCGCCCGCGCAGCTCGAGGAGCGCCTCGCCGCTCTCGACGATGACCTGCCGCCCGAACCGGTGCGCGCGGCCGAGGTGCTGATCCGCAAGGGCGTCCTCACCCGGTTCCAGGCGCAGCAACTGCTCGCCGGCCGCCGCCGCGGGTTCCAGCTCGGGCCGTACGTCATTCAGGACCTGCTCGGGCAGGGCGGGATGGGCGCCGTCTACCTGGCCGAGCACTCCAAGCTCCGCCGCCGGGTCGCGCTCAAGGTGCTGCGCTCGCAGCGCGGCACGGACCGGCTCGTCAGCGTCGAGCGGTTCCTGCGCGAGGCCCGCGCCGCCGCCGCGCTCGACCACCCGAACATCGTCCGCATCCACGACGTCGTGCAGCAGGGCGACGCGCACTACCTGGTCCTGGAGTACGTCGAGGGGAAGACGCTCGACAAGTTCCTCGCGCGGGGCGGCGCGGTGTCGGTGTCCGCGGCGGTCGGGTACATCGCCCAGGCCGCGGCCGGGTTGCAGCACGCCCACGAAAAGGGGTTCGTCCACCGCGACATCAAGCCCGCCAACCTCATCGCCGCGGCGGACGGGACCGTCAAGCTCCTGGACATGGGGCTGGCCCGGTCGATGACGTCCTCGATGGACAACCTGACCGAGGTGCTGGACAAGGACGCCGTGGTCGGGACCGTGGACTACATCGCCCCGGAACAGGCGCTCGGCGGCGCGCGGGTGGACGTCCGGGCCGACATCTACAGTCTCGGCGCGACGTTCTTCGCCCTCGTCACCGGCGGGCCGCCGTTCCGCGGCAGCACGTCGCAGAAACTGGCGCAGCACCAGATGAAGCCGGCGCCGGACCTCGCGGCGCAGGACCGCACCTTCCCGCCCGAACTGGCCGCGGTCGTCTCGAAGATGCTGGCGAAGAAGCCCGAGGACCGGTACCAGACGCCGGCCGACGTGGTCGCGGCGCTGGCCCCGTGGCTGTCCGACGACAGCGAGCAGAAGGTGGCCATCGGCCTGTCGGGGACCGATCAGGGGAGCTCCGGCCGGTTGCGGGCGACGCTCCCGGAAAGTACCACCAAGCGGACCAAGCGGTTCGAGCCGCCCCCGCCCGAGAAACCGGTTCGCCGGAGCCGGGGGCGCGGGATCGCGGTCGGGGCCGTGGTGGTCCTGCTCGCCGCCGCAGCGATCGGCTACGCCATCTGGCCGACCGAGAAGCCCGTGGACAGTCCCAACAAGCCGGTCGCGAGCGGTCCCGGTGTTCCGCCGCCGAACCCGGAAACCGACCGGCCGACCGACGCCCCGCCGGTGCCATCGAGCCCCCCGACCGCGCCACGGACCAACTCCCAGGTGACCGTTACCGACGGGATCGACGGCCTGAGCGTGAAGACGGCCAAGTACGAAGTGGTCATCGATAAGGCGGACGGGTGCCTCAGCAGCTTCCGGGTCGCGGGGACCGAATTCCTCCGCAACGGGGCCGCGCTCGCCGGCGGCCGAACGACCGCGCGCGGCGGGTACTTCTACTACGAGAAGGCCGGGCACCAGGGGCTCGTCAAGCTGACCGATGTGAAGCGGACCAACCCGACCACCATCGAGGCCAAGGGCGGCGCGTTCCGCGTGTCGTACGAGTTCGGCCCGAACGCGGTGACGGTGACGGCGCACAACGCCACGGACGACACGGTGCCCTATTACGTGCTGTTCGACACGGAGGAGGTTCACGACGTGGTGAACGGGGCCGGGGAGCAACTGCCGCTCCCCGTTGCGCGCACCCAGGGCGACCCGCTCGACGCGAAGTGGCGGACGACCACCTGGTTCGCCGGTCCGGCCAGCGTGAAGCTCACCGACGAGACGGCCGACGCCGCGACCAAGATCTGGGGGCCGTTCTCCGAGTTCCGCTCCCAGGTGTGGGAGAGCACCGCCAAGACCTACAACCAGGTCAAGTTCAAGCTGGAGCCGGCCGTGGGCGCCGAGGTGCCGAAACCCGTTCTGGAACCCGGCGGGGTGCTGGTCTCCCGCTCGGGACCGGGCCGGCGCATCCAGACCGAACTGTACGAGGCCACGGTCGATGCGGACGCCTGCATGCCGAGCCTCCGCGTCAACGGCGTCGAGTTCCTGCGCTCCAACATCAACGTCTCGAAGGGGGCGTACTTCCTGCCCGGCGCCCCGCTGCCGCCGTTCGACATCAAGCAGCCCGCGGCCGCCACGATCAGCGCCCAGAGCGACAAGGCGGCGGTCCAGTACGAGTTCGGCCCCAACACGATGACCTGGACGGTCGAGAACCGCTCGGACCAGCCCGTACCGTTCTTTATCGTGATGGACACGTCGGTTACGGCGGTGCGGAACGCCAAGGACGAATGGGCCAAAGTGCCGGCGCATTCGGGCAACGAGATCGACCCGAAGTGGGCCACGACCACCTGGTACGCCGGCCGCGCGAAACTGAAGCTGACCGGCGGCACGAAGGTGTGGGGGCCGTGGCTGGACAAGTTCCAGGTCTGGGAGGCGTCGCTGGCGCCCAAGGAGAAGCGCGTCGTCACCGTCGAGGTCGGCCTGACGGACGAAGCGGAAGCGACCAAGCTGGGCGAGCTCACGGGGGTGAAGCCGGCGCTCGCCACCGATCTGCTGCTCGACGCCCCGACGGACTATCAGGTCTTCCAGCGGCGCACGGAGTTCCAGGGCGCGATCACCGTTCGCGGTCGGGTCCGCGCCCCCTTCGACCGGCTGGAAGTGCGGACGACCGGCAAGTCGCTCCAGGGCGCGTTGCCTGCGCAGTGGCGCGAACTGCCCGTTGCCGAGAAGGCGCGGACGTTCGAGGCGACCGTCCCGACCCCGGCCGGCGGTTGGTACAAGGTCGAGGTCCGCGCGCTGAAGGGCGGGGCGGTGGTCGGCGCGATGACCGTCGATCACGTCGGCGTCGGCGAGGTGTTCGTCGGGGCGGGGCAATCGAACTCCACCAACTGCGGGCAGGAGCGGATCAAGCAGTCGTCCGGCATGGTGTCGTCGTTCAGCGGCAGCGTCTGGTACCCGGGCGACGACCCGCAGCCCGGCGTCCATGACAGAACGTTCGGCGGCAGCTACTGGCCCGCGTTCGGCGACGCGATGTACGAGAAGTACCAGGTGCCGATCGGCGTGGCCTCGACGGGGCACTCGGGCACGAGCGTGAACCAGTGGGCGCCGGGCGGCGAACTGTGCCGGTGGCTGGTGACGCGGATGAAGCAACTGGGGCCGCACGGGTTCCGGGCGGTGCTGTGGCACCAGGGCGAGTCCGACGTGAGCATGGAGCCGGGGGAGTACGTCCGCAAGATGACGGCCCTGATCCGCGAGACGCGCAAATCGACCGGTTGGGACGTGCCGTGGTTCGTGGCGCAGGTGTCGTACCACAACCCGAACCAGGTGACGTTCCCGAACCCGCGCGCCGATCAGAAGAAGCTCTGGGAGACGGGCGTCGCGCTCGAAGGCCCGGACACCGACACCCTCACCGGCGACAACCGGGACGAGGGCGGGAAGGGCATCCACTTCAGCCCGAAGGGGCTCAAGGCCCACGGTAAGATGTGGGCCGACAAGGTGGCGGTGTACCTCGACAAGGAGCTGGCCAAGTAG
- a CDS encoding DUF4241 domain-containing protein — translation MARRWVFVALGLVTSVVPPARGEEPTRQKRLDQLVAGFREAKNALPTDAADEGVAKKAEEALKNLEKKTSQALEALVAEKAADDVSFDAVWFALSEVDGFSHEWLERLLNRIDNPKLIGRLQAPDSPLGPWNVEKIYPATAGKPTLRIVCGTLLADLVRFRKPAETADLADELLADPASQRVPFRGRPAADHLRALRFLVRNLQPERPFPEVNWTTVTGKTFRPRKGNAGALYVAFLTNTDECEKWAKAILKWAAGPKTQGLEVVLIADFEAARYKKLALDFKLAENERVVRVPATQPDQTAPLGRQWAMSERGDGMLVDSFGTIRDGVSPRYPEFDQAGGLLAEAAEYKNDPKRPRIAFGFDGHRQPDLAGYEDVLGQTSRSVFVQRVPDLPVTSGQLSGFDGYAVTGDEPTFAMRVPLGTYPLRLAVRKYRTGDQRVAFARIGFSSEPVARWELARFAPQKGEEEGQSGYGVDSGFGGFADADFLAELRASPGTGERFRARAQKGIDNTYRYTRSWHEGRIGSTQMVAFHSGLGDGRYRSYWGYDKNNKLAALMTDLDIVQWAKPK, via the coding sequence ATGGCACGACGGTGGGTGTTCGTGGCTCTCGGTCTCGTGACGTCCGTCGTTCCGCCCGCGCGCGGCGAGGAGCCGACTCGGCAGAAGCGCCTCGACCAACTGGTCGCCGGCTTCCGGGAGGCGAAGAACGCGCTCCCGACCGACGCAGCGGACGAGGGCGTCGCCAAGAAGGCCGAAGAGGCACTCAAGAATCTGGAAAAGAAGACGTCCCAGGCCCTTGAAGCGCTGGTCGCGGAGAAGGCCGCGGACGACGTGTCCTTCGACGCCGTGTGGTTCGCGTTGTCCGAGGTGGACGGGTTCTCGCACGAATGGCTCGAACGGCTCCTCAACCGCATCGATAACCCGAAACTGATCGGCCGGCTCCAGGCCCCCGACAGCCCTCTGGGGCCGTGGAACGTCGAGAAAATATACCCGGCGACGGCGGGCAAACCGACGCTCCGCATCGTCTGCGGGACGCTGCTGGCCGACTTGGTCCGCTTCCGGAAACCGGCCGAGACGGCGGACCTCGCCGACGAATTGCTCGCCGACCCGGCGTCACAACGTGTGCCGTTTCGTGGTCGGCCGGCGGCCGACCACCTCCGGGCGCTGCGGTTCCTGGTGCGGAACCTCCAGCCCGAGCGGCCGTTCCCGGAGGTGAACTGGACGACGGTCACCGGCAAGACGTTTCGGCCCCGGAAGGGTAACGCGGGCGCGCTTTATGTGGCATTCCTCACCAATACCGACGAGTGCGAGAAGTGGGCGAAAGCGATCCTCAAATGGGCGGCGGGTCCCAAAACTCAAGGACTCGAGGTGGTGCTGATCGCGGATTTCGAGGCGGCCCGCTACAAGAAGTTGGCGCTCGATTTCAAACTGGCGGAGAACGAGAGGGTGGTCCGTGTGCCGGCGACGCAACCCGATCAAACGGCCCCTCTCGGGCGGCAGTGGGCGATGAGTGAGCGCGGGGACGGGATGCTGGTCGATTCGTTCGGCACGATCCGGGACGGGGTTTCGCCCAGGTACCCGGAGTTCGACCAGGCCGGCGGCCTGCTCGCCGAAGCCGCGGAGTACAAGAACGACCCGAAGCGGCCACGGATCGCCTTCGGGTTCGATGGGCACCGGCAACCGGACCTCGCCGGGTATGAAGATGTGCTGGGCCAGACGTCCCGGTCCGTGTTCGTCCAGCGCGTCCCGGACCTTCCGGTCACCTCCGGGCAGCTTTCGGGGTTCGACGGGTATGCCGTTACTGGTGACGAACCGACCTTCGCGATGAGAGTTCCGCTCGGAACGTACCCCCTTCGTCTGGCGGTGCGGAAGTACCGCACCGGCGACCAGCGGGTGGCGTTCGCTCGGATCGGGTTCTCGTCGGAACCAGTGGCGCGCTGGGAACTGGCCCGGTTCGCGCCCCAAAAGGGCGAGGAGGAGGGGCAGTCGGGGTACGGTGTCGACAGCGGGTTCGGCGGGTTCGCCGACGCCGACTTCTTGGCCGAACTGCGGGCGAGCCCGGGCACCGGCGAACGGTTCCGCGCCCGGGCGCAAAAGGGCATCGACAACACGTATCGATACACTCGGAGCTGGCATGAGGGGCGGATCGGTAGCACTCAAATGGTCGCGTTCCATTCCGGCCTCGGGGACGGGCGCTACCGGTCGTATTGGGGTTACGACAAGAACAATAAATTGGCTGCGCTCATGACGGATCTCGATATCGTTCAGTGGGCGAAGCCGAAATGA